Below is a window of Bradyrhizobium diazoefficiens DNA.
GAAGGCCCCGCCTCCAGCGGCAAAATCGCGCTGTTTGCGGTAGCCATCGCCCTGGTGCTCGGCGCGGTGTTCTATGGGCTGAACAATACCAGCACAAGTAACCAGGCGAGCAACGCGCCGGCGACGCAGACTGCGCAACAGGCGCCGTCGACCAATCCGGCAGCGCCTCCCGGCATGCGAGACGTGACGCCGCGCAACAACACCGCGCCGGGCGTGACCACGGGTGCGGCGCCGAGCAAACCGGCCCCGGACACGCAGACTCCGTCCGACGGTGCGAAGTAACGATTTACAACAATGTGCGACAGCGGCGGGACCATGAGTCCCGCCGCTTTCGCTTAGCTAAACATCTTGTTGAGCTCGCCGCCGGGATAGCCGCTGGCAAGCTCGGCAAACGTCCCCTTCTCCGCCATCTCCTTCGCGGCGCGCATGAACCCGCCCCAGGCAGCACGCGCAAGCGAGCCGCCGACGCTGATGCGGCGCACGCCGAGATCCTCGGCTTCCTTTAATGACAGCCCGGAGCCGCCGACCAGGAGGTTGAACGGCTTTGGTGCGACAGCCTTCACCACAGCGACGATGTCCTCGCGCGTCTTCAGGCCCGGCGCATAGAGGCAGTCGGCACCGGCATCCGCATAAGCGGTGAGCCGGTCGATGACGAGCTTGAGGTCGGTCACGCCCCAGAGATAGGCCTCGCAGCGGCCGACCAGCAGCGTGCCGCTGTCGCCGATCGCCTTGCGCGAGGCCTTGATGCGCTCGACCGCGAGGGCATGGTCGTAGAGCGGCTTGTCCTTGTCACCGGTGGAATCCTCGATCGAGAGGCCCGCGACGCCCGTGCGCACACCGCGCTCGACATTGTCAGCGACCTGATCGGGCTCGACCGCGAAGCCGCCTTCGAAATCCGCGTTGACGGGAATGTCCACGGACGAGCTCAATGCTGCCAGATGCCGACAGACATCGTCGACGGTGACGCGGTTGTCGGCTTTGCCGATGGTCCAGGCAAAGCCCGCGCTGGATGACGCCAGCGCCTTGAAACCCAGATGCTGCAACGCTTTGGCGCTGCCGACATCGACGGGATTGGGCAGGATGAAGCAGCCGCTCTCGTGCATCTTCCTGAACGCCGTGCGCTTGTCAGCGGTTGTCACATGCATGTTTCTCTCCCTTGTTGGCCGCGCAGAGATAGGCACGCGTTTTCGATCGCGCTAGTGCGCGTCGTGCACCGCGCGGCTGTCCTTCGGCGCCTGCTCGCGGTCATTCATGCCGTAGTCGCGGAGCACACTGGCGATACGCAGATGATAGTCGGCAAATATCTTTGCTCTGCCCTTGGCCTGCGTACGGCGGTGCTCCATCGTATTGCGCCAGGCTGCGACGGCGGCCTCATCCCGCCAGAACGACAGCGACAGGATCTTGCCCTTCTCGGTCAGGCTCTCGAAGCGCTCGACCGAGATGAAGCCGTCGATGGTTTGCAGGATCGGCTTCAGATCAGCCGCGAGATCGAAATAATCCTGGCTATATTCGGGCTTGGGCCAGACCTCGAAGATCACGGCGATCATGGGCATCTCCTGTAATTGGTGCCCTACACTACCACCTTGCGCAGAAAACTGCGCTCTTCCGCAAGGATGAATTTGTTGTCCTCGGCAAAATGGAAGTTCGCCATGCCTTCGCCATCCTGCCGCAGCCGCGCGCGATAGGCCTCATAGGCAGCGAGGCTGTCGAAAGTGATCAGGGCGAACGCGATGTTGTTGGTGCCCTCATGCGGCATGAAATAGCCGATCAGGTCGCCACCGCATTTCGGAATGATGGTGAGCCAGCGCTTCGAATACTCCTCGAACTGCGCGCGCCTGAAGGGATCGAGCTGATAGCGGATGAAGACGGTGACGGACATGTTGGGCTCCTGAAGTTTGCACATCGTCATTGCAAAAAGCGCGAGCAACGCCGTCGCCGCTGAAGCAGTCTCGATTGCTTCGCTTCGCTCGCGACGACGTGTTGGCGGAGAGAGGCTACGCCCTTGCCCAACCACAATGGTTCGGTTATCATCGAAGTATGAAATCAGGACCCGACATCGCCATGGTCGCCTCGCTGGTCGGCGACCCCGCCCGCGCCAACATGCTCACGGCGCTGATGAACGGCCGCGCGCTGACCGCGAGCGAGCTGGCGCAGGAGGCCGGCATCACGCCGCAGACCGCGAGCTCCCATCTGGCCAAGCTCGAGGGCGGTGGATTGGTCGAGCCGGAGAAGCAGGGCCGCCACCGCTATTACCGCCTCACCGACGACGACGTCGCCGGCGTGCTTGAGGGGCTCGCGGGGCTTGCCGCGCGCACCGGCCACATGCGCGTGCGCACCGGGCCGAAGGATCCGGCGCTGCGGCGCGCGCGCATTTGCTACGACCACCTCGCCGGCGATCTCGGCGTGCAGATGCTCGATAGCTTGCGTTCGCGAAACCTGGTCAGGCAGAAGAAGCAGGAGATCGAGCTGACGGCGGAAGGCGAGCGCTTCCTCGCCAGGCATTTGCAAATCTCGCCGGACATGCTGAGCCATCCGCGCCGGCCGGTCTGCAAGGCCTGCCTCGACTGGAGCGAGCGGCGCCACCATCTCGCCGGCACGCTGGGCGCCGCGATGATGCAGCGGTTTGCCGAGCTGAAATGGGCCGCGCGCGACGCCACCCCCGGCAGCCGCGTGGTGAACTTTACCCGGACCGGCGAGAAGCAGTTCGCGGCGCTGTTCGTGAACGGCAAGGACTGATCACACGTTTGCGTGTCAATAAGGGCTCTCGTCATGGCCGGGCTTGACCCGGCCATCCACGCCTTTATTGCGGCGGCCACGTGGATGCCCGGGACAAGCCCGGGCATGACGGAGACCCCCATGATCCGCATCCTCCCGGCCACCCTCGCCGCCGCTCTCCTCGCCGCCCCACTCACCTCCGCACGCGCGGCCGACGCGCCCCGCGAGCCCTATGGCATCGCGCTCGAAGGTTTTGCCTATCCCTATCCCGTGCATCTGCTGCCGGTGGTCAATGACGGCGAGCCGCTCAGCATGGCCTATATGGACGTGGCACCTGCGCAGCCGAACGGCCGCACCGTGGTGCTGCTGCACGGGCGCAATTTCCCGTCGAGCTATTGGGCGCCTGTCATCAAAATGCTGAGTGAGGCCGGCTTTCGCGTCGTGGTGCCGGACCAGATTGGTTTTGGGAAATCCTCCAAGCCATCAGGCGAACTGCATTTCGACACGCTGGCGCGCAACACCATCGCGCTGCTCGATCATCTCAAAATCGACAAAGTCGAGATCATCGCGCATTCGCTCGGCGGCATGCTCGGCGTGCGCATCGCGCGCGCCTATCCGGATCGCGTCGCCCATCTGGTGCTGACCGCACCGATCGGGCTGGAAGATTATCGCCTCTACGTGCCGCCGACGCCGACCGAGAAGATCATCGAGAGCGAGGACAAGCTCACGGCCGACGGCTACCGCAAGCAGCTTGTGACCAACTATTCGATCAAGCTGCCGCCCGAGGCGATCACGCCGTTCATCGATGCCCGCTTCAACATCAAGGGCAGCCCGGATTATCCGCGCTGGCTGCACGCCTTCGTGAGCTCCGGCCAGATGATCTATCGCGAGCCGGTGGCGCACGAGGTCGCGCTGATCACCGAGCCGACGCTGTTCATCATGGGCGCCGACGACCATAACGCGCCGGGGCGGCCGAATGCGCCGGAGGCGTTACGCGGAAAAATGGGGCAGAACGCCGAACTGGCGAAGGCGTTTGCCGCGAAGATGCCGAATGCGCGGGCGGAGGTGATCCCCGACACTGGCCATCTCGTCTTCCTGGAGGCGCCCGACAAGTACAAGGAGCTGGTGCTCGATTTCCTTGGACACTAGCGCCGTTCGCTGTCGTCTCAAGCAGCATGCGACGTTGCCGCGGCATTCATGTCGTATTCAGATCATGATTGGCAGATTTGGATTGCGACGTGGTCGGCACGAGCCCGGAATTAACGTGTCGAATCATGTCTTTTGATTCATTGTGCGCCGCAAGCGCCCTGCCCCCAAAGAACCTGCCCAAGGACGAGAAGGAAGACCACATGAAATATCTGTTCGCCGCCGTGATGCTCGCCAGCGCGGTCGTTGGCTTCAGCGAGGCGGCCAGCGCCGCCGGTGGTTGCGGCCCCGGCTGGTTTCGCGGCCCCTATGGTGGCTGCCGTCCGATGGGCGGGCGCCCTCCGGTCGTCGTCGTGGCGCCCCGCCCCGCGCCGGTCGTGGTGGTGCGTCCGCGCGTGTGCCCCTATGGCTTCCGCTGGTACGCCGGCCGCTGCCGTCCGTTCTGATCTCTGCAGTTGCAAGATGGCCGCGCGGCATCAGCCTGCGCGGCCATTTTCGTTGAGAGGCCCGACGCAACAAAAAAGGGGATCGCAATCGCGATCCCCTTTTTCATTCCAGGAAGGCGTTACCAGCGACGCCAGTGGCGGCGGTGCCAGCGACGATGCCAATGACGGTGGCGCCAGCCCCAGTGACGGTGATGCCAGCCGCCATGCCAGCGCACCTGCTCCGGCTTGATCTGGGCGATCTCCTCGCTGCTGGTGACCGCCGGCCGGATATCGGCGTTCGCGCCAGGCGCGGCGGCCGGACCATTGAGCGGCTGTGGCGCCAGCGGCGCGGCCTGTGCGACAGTTGTGAATGCAGCCGCACCGACCGCGGCGCCGAGGGCGAGTTTGAGCAAATTGCGGCGTTCCATGACGTCTTCCTCTCGAGCAACGTTGCATGATGCGGAGGGAAGTGTCGGGTTCGCGACATGAACTGCGGCTGAATCGCGCGTTCAGGTTCATTGCAAAGGTGACAGCTTCGTAGCCCGGATGGAGCGAAGCGCAATCCGGGAAAGTCTTCCGAGAGACAAGGCCCCGGATTACGCTGCGCTCCATCCGGGCTACAGGACCGTGCCTAGGCGACAAACTCCTGCGCCAGCACCAGCCTCTCGCGCGAGCGTTTCACCTCGGGCCAGACGCGGTTGAAATCGGCGACGAAGGCGGCGCGCTTGCTGGCATCGGTGACGATGGCGCGGATGACGAAGTAGGCGGCGGGCATCGGATTTCCTCCTGTTGTTTGGTCGCAGCATAGCTGGTTATAGTGGCGGCAACAAAAAACCCGCGCGACGGAACATGATCGCGCGACAGCAGGGAAGGACCGCCATGCGCAGGATCATCACGGGGATCATCGTGATCACCTGCGTCTTTTCCCTCGCCGCGCGCGCCGAGGTCGTGCGTTTCGACATCACGGAACGTGTGCCCGCGTTTGCTGGGCGCAGCTTCGGCGCTGTCGGCACCTATGAGCGCATCACCGCGCGCGCGACCTTTGCGCTGAACCCGGCCGATGATCGCAATGCCGTCATCACTGATCTCGCGCTGGCGCCGCGCAACGCCGACGGCAGGGTCGAGGCCACCGCCGACGTCGTGATCCTCAAGCCCGGCGATCCCACCCACAGCAACGGCACGCTGCTGCTCGAAGTCCCCAATCGCGGCAGAAAACTCGCGCCGCAATTGTTCGATGATTCCGCGCAGCCCGGCGCCAACAATGCGGACAAGGTCAACGACGCCGGCATCGGTTTCCTGCACCGCCAAGGTTACACGATGGTCTGGGTCGGCTGGCATGGCGACATCCCCTCCAAGCCGGGACAGCTCGCGATGATCGCGCCGGTGCTGAAAGGCGTCACCGGCCCCGCGCGCGACGAAGTGATCTTCGACAATACCACCAATCCCGCCCGCGCGACGCTGACCTGGCCCGCGACTGAGGCCGCCAACCTCAACGTCACCGTGCGCGCCGCCTGGGCTGATCCGCGACAGATGCCGCCCGGCTTTTCGGCAAAGCTGGTCGATCCCAAGACGGTGGAGATCACCCGGCCCGACGGCTTTGACGCCGGCGCGCTCTACGAGATCACCTACACCGCGCGCGATCCGGTACCGCTCGGCATGGGCTATGCCGCCGTGCGCGATGTCGTCAGCTTCCTGCGCCGCGACGAAACGCCGGCGAACCCGCTGCTCGACGGGCTGCATCCGTCGGTCACCCGCGCCATCGGTTTCGGCGTCTCGCAATCCGGCCGTTTCCTGCGCGACTACCTCTATCTCGGCTTCAATGAAGACCTTGCGGGCCGCGTGGTGTTCGACGGCCTGATGCCGCATGTCGCGGGCACCCGACGGATGGCGACCAATGTGCAGTTCGGCCATCCCGGCCGCAACCCGCGCCATCCGCAGGATCCGGCGTGGCAGGCCGATCTCTTTCCCTTCACCTATGCAAGCCTCAGCGATCCCTACTCCGGCAAGACCGATGGAATCCTGCGGCGCTGTTCGCTTTCGGTCACTTGTCCAAAAGTGATGCAGACCGACAGCGAGCACGAATGGTGGGCCTCGCACGCCTCGCTGCTGGTGACGGATCTCGCCGGCAACCATCTCGACCTCCCCGACAATGTCCGCGCCTACATGATCGCGGGCTCGCCGCATTTCGCGGAAGCGGCCGATGTGATGAAGAAGGGCTTGCCGGCGATGTCGCTGCCGCAAAACCCGATGCATGCGGGTATGCCGATGCGCGCACTGCTCACCGACCTCAACGCCTGGATCGGCGACGGCACCAAGCCGCCTGCAAGCCGCGTCCCCATGCGCGCCCACGGCACGCTCGTGCCGGCGCAAGGCGCGGTGCCGACCGATATCCCCGGCCTACCCTACGCCGGCATCCACACGCTGGCCGCTTTCTCCGATCAGAGCGTGCTGCCGCCAAAGGAGATTGGGCGTTATCCGGTGTTCGTGCCGAAGGCGGACGATGACGGCATGGCCATCGCGGGAATCCGCCAGCTTGCTTTGGCCGTGCCGCGCGCGACCTACACGGCATGGAATCCGCGCGCGATAGGGTTTGGCCCGACGGCGCTCTATCCGCTGCAAGGCGCCGTGGTGCCGTTTGCACCAACGGAAGCCGCACGAAAGGAAGTGCACGATCCCAGGCTGTCGATTGCTGAGCGATATGCCGATGACGGGGCGTATGTGGCGGCGGTTCGGCGTGAAGCGGCGCGGCAGGTCGCGGAGCGGATATTGTTGCCTGAGGATGCGGAGCGTGCGGTCGACGCGGCGAAACAAGGCAAGCTGGCGAAGCTTGGCCAGTGATTGCCATGCATATCCAATGATCTTCGCGGCGAAGCTGCTTGAATTGGTCAGCCCGGCAAATTACCACTCTCGTCCGAAACCAATTTCTACCAACCAATTTAGGAGGGCGCTTTGAATAGATCGCGGCGATTGGCACGCACGCTGGGCGTGTTTGGATTTCTTTACGCTTTGTGCAGCCTCGCGGGACAAGCGGCCTACGCCGATGGCTCCGTATCGTCCTTGGGCATGGGCTACGGCGCTCGCGATGCATCCGCATTTGCGCGGTTTCAGAACGTGATACAGCAGTATAACGCGTCCGGTGAGCGCTTCCGCATCGATAGCCACTGTCAATCCGCCTGCACCATGTTCCTTTCGATCCGCACCGTCTGCGTCACGCCCGGCGCGACGTTGTTGTTTCACGCCGGCGGCAACATGCAAAAGGGAATCATCAGCCCCTCTAGCACGCAACAAATGCTCAGCACCTATAACGGCGCCCTGCGCAAGTATGTCAGCGACAACCATTTCATGGACACTTTCGCCTTTCATGCGATTTCAGGAAGCGAAATCATCAAGCGCTTCGGCTATCCCGCGTGCCGGTAAGTCGGCAGGCCTGAGGCGGGTTACAGCTTCGCCTAACCCGCTTTAGGCACCGTAGCCCCCCTGCAAAAATTCGCATCCCCCTGTCGGAGCGCGCCGCCTCCATCCGTCCTATGCTCGAGACAGCACGGAGACACCGCATGCCCGACCTCACCCTCACCACATTCGATTGGGTTCCCGAGCCCCCGCGCGGTTTCGTGCGCGACCTCCGCGTACGCTGGGCGCTCGAAGAAGCCGCCTTGCCCTATCGCCTCGCCAGCGTGCCGTTCGGCAACCGAGATGCCGAACATTTCGCGCACCAGCCGTTCGGCCAGGTGCCATGGCTGACCGACGGCGACCTCTCGATCTTCGAGAGCGGCGCCATCCTGCTGCATCTGGGCGAGCGCAGCGGGAAGCTGATGCCCACCGATCTGCGCGGCCGTGCCCAAGCAAAGGAATGGCTGTTCGCGGCGCTCAATTCGGTGGAGATGGCAGGCCTGCCCTGGTCGCTTTTCAAGTTCACCGGCAACGACGATGCCTCGCCTGCCGTGAAGTTCTTCGACGACTTCCTCAAAACCCACCGGCTCAAGCACCTCGAGCCGGTGCTGGCTAGCCGCGAGTGGCTGGCAGGGTCCTTCTCGGTCGCCGACATCCTGATGTCGGACGTGCTGCGGCTCGTCGATCGCTTCGATGGGCTGGCGGACAGTCCGGCCTGCCGCGCCTACGTCGCACGCGCAACGGGCCGTTCATCGTTCGCAAAGGCCCTCGCCGACCAGATGGCGCATTTTGCGGCGGCGGATAAGGCTCGTAGGGCGGATTAGGCGAGAGCCGTAATCCGCCATCTTCCTCGCCGCAAAGGATGGCGGATTACGCTCCGCTAATCCGCCCTACACAGCTCGCGCGCGTGACCCACCGCACGCAATTAACCCGTCATTAGCCATACCCTCACCATCGCCGGAACGAAGCAATTTGCTTCAAATTATTCCGGCGGGAGGTGCCACATGACTCGCATCGATTATCTCAAGGAGCAGGTTGCCCGCGCCGAGCGTCTGGCGAAGGCGATCCTCGATCAGCAAACCGCCGAGCGGCTTCAGGCGTTCGCCGCCGAATGCCGCGCGGAATTGCAGTTGCTGACGCCAAGAGCTGCAGCGTGAAGCGGACGTTACACCAGCTTCATCGGCGTATCCTCAACCACGCGAAGGTTGATTCTGCCGATCAGCTGAGCCCGAAGCGCCTCCGCGGCGCGAATGGAATCATCCGCCTGCCGCAACGTGCTGATGTTCGAGCCGAGCGAAACGATTCCGCCGAGCACCAGAGCAATCGACCCGAGCGCCGCCGTTTGACCGAGGTCGAACACGCCGAGCATCGTCACCAGCAGCAATGCAGCGCCACTACCGATGGCGATCTTGGACGCCAGGATGAACTTCCGGCAGCGCTCGGCGATCTCGGCGAGCGCCTCGATCCGCGCTTCTATGTCAGATATCTGGTCGGTCTGATCGTCTTCGGTCATGGGATGCAGGATCGAGCCCGTAGGGTGGGTTAGCGTAGCGTAACCCACCTCGGTCTTGGCGCACGGTCGGTTCAGCCGGTGGGTTACGGCTTCGCCTAACCCCCCTACGCCTCTCTCACAACGGCAAATTGTCGTGCTTCTTCGCTGGCGTTTCCACCTTCTTGTCCTTCAGCATCGCCAGCGCCCGCGCGATCCGCTTGCGGGTCGAGTGCGGCATGATGACGTCGTCGATGTAGCCGCGCTCGGCGGCGATGAACGGCGACAGGAAGCGGTCTTCGTATTCCTTGGTGCGCGCCGTGATCTTGTCGGGGTCGCCGATGTCACTGCGGAAGATGATTTCGACCGCGCCCTTGGCGCCCATCACCGCGATCTGGGCGGTCGGCCAGGCGTAGTTCATGTCGGCGCCGATTTCCTTGGAGGCCATGACGTCGAAGGCGCCGCCATAGGCCTTGCGGGTGATGATGGTGACCAGCGGCACGGTGCACTGCGAATAGGCGAACAGCAGCTTGGCGCCGTGCTTGATCAGGCCGCCATATTCCTGCGCGGTTCCGGGTAAGAAGCCCGGCACGTCGACGAAGGTGACGATCGGGATGTTGAAGGCATCGCAGAAACGGACGAAGCGCGCGGCCTTGCGCGACGCATCGCTGTCGAGCACGCCGGCGAGCACCATCGGCTGGTTGGCGACGAAGCCGACGGTACGGCCTGCGATACGGCCGAAGCCGGTGACGATGTTCTTGGCGAACATGTCTGCGATCTCGAAGAAGTCGCCCTCGTCCACGACCTTCAGAATCAATTCCTTCATGTCGTAAGGCTTGTTCGGATTGTCGGGGATCAGCGTGTCGAGCGACATGTCGAGGCGGCCGATGTCGTCGAAGCTCGGCCATTCCGGCACGCCGTCGGTGTTGTTGGACGGCAGGAAGTCGATCAGGCGCCGCATCTGCAACAGCGTCTCGACGTCGTTCTCGAAGGCGCCATCCGCGATCGA
It encodes the following:
- a CDS encoding glutathione S-transferase family protein: MPDLTLTTFDWVPEPPRGFVRDLRVRWALEEAALPYRLASVPFGNRDAEHFAHQPFGQVPWLTDGDLSIFESGAILLHLGERSGKLMPTDLRGRAQAKEWLFAALNSVEMAGLPWSLFKFTGNDDASPAVKFFDDFLKTHRLKHLEPVLASREWLAGSFSVADILMSDVLRLVDRFDGLADSPACRAYVARATGRSSFAKALADQMAHFAAADKARRAD
- a CDS encoding alpha/beta fold hydrolase, giving the protein MIRILPATLAAALLAAPLTSARAADAPREPYGIALEGFAYPYPVHLLPVVNDGEPLSMAYMDVAPAQPNGRTVVLLHGRNFPSSYWAPVIKMLSEAGFRVVVPDQIGFGKSSKPSGELHFDTLARNTIALLDHLKIDKVEIIAHSLGGMLGVRIARAYPDRVAHLVLTAPIGLEDYRLYVPPTPTEKIIESEDKLTADGYRKQLVTNYSIKLPPEAITPFIDARFNIKGSPDYPRWLHAFVSSGQMIYREPVAHEVALITEPTLFIMGADDHNAPGRPNAPEALRGKMGQNAELAKAFAAKMPNARAEVIPDTGHLVFLEAPDKYKELVLDFLGH
- a CDS encoding NIPSNAP family protein, giving the protein MSVTVFIRYQLDPFRRAQFEEYSKRWLTIIPKCGGDLIGYFMPHEGTNNIAFALITFDSLAAYEAYRARLRQDGEGMANFHFAEDNKFILAEERSFLRKVVV
- a CDS encoding twin-arginine translocation (Tat), which produces MERRNLLKLALGAAVGAAAFTTVAQAAPLAPQPLNGPAAAPGANADIRPAVTSSEEIAQIKPEQVRWHGGWHHRHWGWRHRHWHRRWHRRHWRRW
- a CDS encoding oxaloacetate decarboxylase, with translation MHVTTADKRTAFRKMHESGCFILPNPVDVGSAKALQHLGFKALASSSAGFAWTIGKADNRVTVDDVCRHLAALSSSVDIPVNADFEGGFAVEPDQVADNVERGVRTGVAGLSIEDSTGDKDKPLYDHALAVERIKASRKAIGDSGTLLVGRCEAYLWGVTDLKLVIDRLTAYADAGADCLYAPGLKTREDIVAVVKAVAPKPFNLLVGGSGLSLKEAEDLGVRRISVGGSLARAAWGGFMRAAKEMAEKGTFAELASGYPGGELNKMFS
- a CDS encoding winged helix-turn-helix domain-containing protein, with protein sequence MKSGPDIAMVASLVGDPARANMLTALMNGRALTASELAQEAGITPQTASSHLAKLEGGGLVEPEKQGRHRYYRLTDDDVAGVLEGLAGLAARTGHMRVRTGPKDPALRRARICYDHLAGDLGVQMLDSLRSRNLVRQKKQEIELTAEGERFLARHLQISPDMLSHPRRPVCKACLDWSERRHHLAGTLGAAMMQRFAELKWAARDATPGSRVVNFTRTGEKQFAALFVNGKD
- a CDS encoding acyl-CoA carboxylase subunit beta, translating into MKNILDALEDRRAGAKLGGGEKRIEAQHARGKLTARERVELLLDKGSFEEFDMFVEHRSIEFGMEKNKIPGDGVVTGWGTVNGRKTFVFAKDFTVFGGSLSETHALKITKLQDMAMKARAPIIGLYDAGGARIQEGVAALAGYSYVFRRNVLASGVIPQISVIMGPCAGGDVYSPAMTDFIFMVKNTSYMFVTGPDVVKTVTNEVVTAEELGGASVHATRSSIADGAFENDVETLLQMRRLIDFLPSNNTDGVPEWPSFDDIGRLDMSLDTLIPDNPNKPYDMKELILKVVDEGDFFEIADMFAKNIVTGFGRIAGRTVGFVANQPMVLAGVLDSDASRKAARFVRFCDAFNIPIVTFVDVPGFLPGTAQEYGGLIKHGAKLLFAYSQCTVPLVTIITRKAYGGAFDVMASKEIGADMNYAWPTAQIAVMGAKGAVEIIFRSDIGDPDKITARTKEYEDRFLSPFIAAERGYIDDVIMPHSTRKRIARALAMLKDKKVETPAKKHDNLPL
- a CDS encoding antibiotic biosynthesis monooxygenase, with translation MIAVIFEVWPKPEYSQDYFDLAADLKPILQTIDGFISVERFESLTEKGKILSLSFWRDEAAVAAWRNTMEHRRTQAKGRAKIFADYHLRIASVLRDYGMNDREQAPKDSRAVHDAH
- a CDS encoding GCG_CRPN prefix-to-repeats domain-containing protein, translating into MKYLFAAVMLASAVVGFSEAASAAGGCGPGWFRGPYGGCRPMGGRPPVVVVAPRPAPVVVVRPRVCPYGFRWYAGRCRPF
- a CDS encoding alpha/beta hydrolase domain-containing protein yields the protein MRRIITGIIVITCVFSLAARAEVVRFDITERVPAFAGRSFGAVGTYERITARATFALNPADDRNAVITDLALAPRNADGRVEATADVVILKPGDPTHSNGTLLLEVPNRGRKLAPQLFDDSAQPGANNADKVNDAGIGFLHRQGYTMVWVGWHGDIPSKPGQLAMIAPVLKGVTGPARDEVIFDNTTNPARATLTWPATEAANLNVTVRAAWADPRQMPPGFSAKLVDPKTVEITRPDGFDAGALYEITYTARDPVPLGMGYAAVRDVVSFLRRDETPANPLLDGLHPSVTRAIGFGVSQSGRFLRDYLYLGFNEDLAGRVVFDGLMPHVAGTRRMATNVQFGHPGRNPRHPQDPAWQADLFPFTYASLSDPYSGKTDGILRRCSLSVTCPKVMQTDSEHEWWASHASLLVTDLAGNHLDLPDNVRAYMIAGSPHFAEAADVMKKGLPAMSLPQNPMHAGMPMRALLTDLNAWIGDGTKPPASRVPMRAHGTLVPAQGAVPTDIPGLPYAGIHTLAAFSDQSVLPPKEIGRYPVFVPKADDDGMAIAGIRQLALAVPRATYTAWNPRAIGFGPTALYPLQGAVVPFAPTEAARKEVHDPRLSIAERYADDGAYVAAVRREAARQVAERILLPEDAERAVDAAKQGKLAKLGQ